One window of the Candidatus Cloacimonadota bacterium genome contains the following:
- a CDS encoding carboxymuconolactone decarboxylase family protein yields the protein MRMLAEFFPEFAEKLDKIDEIYASKHTIDEKTYQFICFALSIKGRSKPCVLKHFKGALKAGATVDEPTYILALTMREASGADDCWTHNVIDMETTQHPKLLEELPAIDVVVTMGCNVECPPERQPY from the coding sequence GTGAGAATGTTAGCAGAGTTTTTCCCGGAATTCGCCGAGAAGCTTGACAAGATTGATGAAATCTATGCCTCAAAACATACGATAGACGAAAAGACCTACCAATTTATCTGCTTTGCCCTGTCTATCAAAGGGCGCTCTAAGCCTTGCGTTTTGAAACACTTTAAGGGGGCCCTGAAAGCCGGAGCCACAGTTGATGAGCCGACTTACATCCTCGCACTCACTATGCGTGAAGCATCGGGTGCTGACGACTGTTGGACTCACAATGTGATTGATATGGAAACAACTCAGCACCCCAAGTTGCTTGAGGAACTTCCCGCAATAGATGTGGTCGTTACAATGGGCTGCAATGTGGAATGTCCACCAGAGAGGCAGCCATACTGA
- a CDS encoding Fic family protein, protein MQYITVKQASERWGISDRRVRVLCADRRIEGVVKKGRSYLIPANALKPIDGRTLRGKEIPEQYATLFTSIDEMKAELDRRRPLTSGELKRLQDEFLVEFTYNSNAIEGNTLTLQETALALEGVTIDKKPLKDHLEAVGHRDAFLYVVSLVSEKVPISERIIREIHSLVLMDRPEDKGVYRRIPVKIMGAYHEPPQPYLVPVQMERLVADLSRDNRHTIETAALFHLDFEGIHPFIDGNGRTGRLILNLMLMQAGYPPIDVKFADRRKYYACFDSYYQDNDASSMVNMVGEYVKERLSQYLNLLQN, encoded by the coding sequence GTGCAATATATCACCGTAAAACAGGCTTCGGAGCGGTGGGGTATATCCGACCGTCGTGTTCGCGTACTTTGCGCGGATAGGCGGATAGAAGGAGTTGTCAAAAAGGGGCGTTCCTATCTCATTCCAGCGAACGCGTTAAAGCCGATTGATGGACGCACTCTGCGCGGCAAGGAGATTCCGGAACAATACGCTACGCTGTTCACCTCCATTGATGAGATGAAGGCGGAGCTTGACCGTCGGCGTCCTCTGACAAGCGGAGAGTTAAAACGCTTGCAGGATGAATTCCTCGTGGAATTTACCTACAACTCAAATGCCATTGAGGGCAACACGCTCACGCTTCAAGAAACCGCACTTGCCTTGGAGGGTGTGACAATTGACAAAAAACCGCTGAAAGACCATCTGGAAGCGGTGGGGCATCGCGACGCGTTCCTTTATGTCGTTTCCCTTGTCAGTGAGAAAGTTCCGATTTCGGAACGGATTATTCGTGAAATCCACTCTCTCGTCCTGATGGACAGACCAGAGGACAAGGGTGTGTACCGGAGGATCCCGGTTAAAATTATGGGCGCATACCACGAGCCGCCGCAGCCTTACCTTGTTCCGGTTCAGATGGAACGGTTGGTTGCAGATCTGTCCCGTGACAACCGGCACACTATAGAAACAGCGGCACTTTTCCACCTGGACTTCGAGGGAATTCATCCGTTCATCGATGGCAACGGACGCACCGGGCGGTTGATATTGAATCTAATGTTGATGCAGGCGGGTTATCCGCCTATCGACGTGAAATTTGCCGACAGAAGAAAATATTATGCCTGTTTCGACAGCTATTATCAGGACAACGACGCGTCCTCGATGGTAAATATGGTCGGAGAGTATGTAAAGGAAAGACTTTCGCAATATTTGAACCTGTTACAGAATTAA
- a CDS encoding FAD:protein FMN transferase, producing the protein MINQHAGKGYVSDCLIKTLQKYGVVSAFINIGGNVSTLGNKLDGSSWSVGIRHPRHYGCLIGAVKVTGKAVVTSGDYERYFIDRAGKRRHHILDPTTGYPVESGLISVTVVADSAMIADALSTAIFVAGIDKGIRYLAQFPGVDVVLVDNRQQVFITQGLKEIYQAVEGINTIMI; encoded by the coding sequence ATGATCAATCAGCATGCAGGAAAAGGCTATGTCAGTGACTGCTTAATAAAAACACTTCAAAAGTACGGTGTAGTCTCAGCTTTCATAAACATTGGGGGAAATGTATCCACGCTTGGAAATAAACTCGACGGTTCTTCATGGAGTGTGGGCATCAGGCACCCCAGACACTATGGCTGCCTGATCGGAGCAGTAAAGGTAACCGGCAAAGCAGTAGTCACCTCCGGTGACTATGAGCGATATTTTATTGACAGGGCGGGTAAGCGGCGGCATCACATTCTGGATCCAACCACAGGATATCCTGTAGAATCGGGACTGATAAGCGTTACCGTGGTTGCAGACAGTGCTATGATTGCTGATGCGTTGTCAACTGCAATATTTGTGGCGGGCATAGATAAGGGAATTAGATACCTAGCTCAGTTTCCCGGGGTTGATGTTGTCCTGGTTGACAATCGTCAACAGGTTTTTATTACTCAAGGCTTAAAAGAAATTTATCAAGCGGTTGAGGGAATAAATACGATCATGATATGA